Proteins encoded by one window of Mesorhizobium sp. INR15:
- a CDS encoding DoxX family protein, with protein MSSTTDASRGKLIVPALGRLYSSLHDAGETMLRVVAGAFLAIHGSQKITNPLGAAEMVEGLGFYPGVFWSPLLACTEFLGGILIVIGLLTRPAAVAGMFVLLVTVWFHWVTMDQGFSGAEKSLLWAAILLFFVIRGGNRHSVDARIGKAF; from the coding sequence ATGTCCTCAACCACCGACGCTTCCCGCGGCAAGCTGATCGTTCCGGCGCTTGGCCGCCTGTATTCGTCGCTGCACGATGCCGGCGAAACCATGCTTCGCGTCGTCGCCGGCGCGTTTCTCGCCATCCACGGTTCGCAAAAGATAACCAATCCCCTTGGCGCCGCCGAAATGGTCGAAGGTCTCGGTTTCTATCCCGGCGTCTTCTGGTCGCCGCTGCTTGCCTGCACGGAATTCCTCGGCGGTATTCTCATCGTCATCGGCCTGCTGACGCGGCCAGCCGCCGTCGCCGGAATGTTCGTGTTGCTGGTTACCGTCTGGTTCCACTGGGTGACCATGGATCAGGGCTTCTCAGGGGCGGAAAAGTCGCTTCTGTGGGCAGCAATCCTGCTCTTCTTCGTCATCCGCGGCGGTAACCGCCATTCGGTCGACGCGCGCATCGGCAAGGCATTCTGA
- a CDS encoding complex I NDUFA9 subunit family protein: MTEILQTPKLVVVFGGSGFVGRHVVRALAKRGYRIRVACRRPDLAGHLQPLGNVGQIQPVQANVRMRWSVDRAVQGADHVINLVAILHESGRQKFVSVHEFGARAIAEAARSVGAGLTHVSALGADLNSESDYARTKALGEKAVLETIADAVIFRPSVNFGPEDEFFNRFANMARFSPVLPLIGGGATKFQPVYVGDVAEAVARSVEGKVEGGQIYELGGPKVLTFKECMQELLAVIERKRLLVPVPWWVANLQASVLGLLPNPLLTKDQVMQLREHNIVSDAAAKANRTLAGLGIQPQSIATILPSYLWRYRAAGQFQQRKPAV; encoded by the coding sequence ATGACCGAAATCCTGCAAACCCCCAAGCTTGTCGTCGTCTTTGGCGGCTCGGGCTTTGTCGGCCGCCATGTCGTGCGCGCGTTGGCCAAGCGCGGTTACCGCATCAGGGTCGCCTGCCGCAGGCCCGATCTTGCCGGCCATCTGCAGCCGCTCGGCAATGTTGGCCAGATCCAGCCGGTGCAGGCCAATGTGCGCATGCGCTGGTCGGTCGACCGCGCCGTCCAGGGTGCGGACCACGTCATCAACCTGGTTGCCATCCTGCATGAAAGCGGCCGGCAGAAATTCGTCTCCGTGCACGAATTCGGCGCGCGCGCCATTGCCGAGGCGGCGCGCTCCGTCGGCGCCGGCCTCACCCACGTCTCGGCGCTGGGGGCCGATCTCAATTCCGAATCGGACTATGCGCGCACCAAGGCGCTCGGCGAAAAGGCCGTGCTGGAGACGATCGCCGACGCCGTCATCTTCCGCCCGTCAGTCAATTTCGGGCCGGAGGACGAATTCTTCAACCGCTTTGCCAACATGGCGCGCTTCTCACCAGTGCTGCCGCTGATCGGCGGCGGCGCGACAAAGTTCCAGCCGGTCTATGTCGGCGATGTCGCCGAAGCGGTGGCGCGCTCGGTCGAAGGCAAGGTCGAAGGCGGCCAGATCTACGAGCTTGGCGGGCCGAAAGTGCTGACCTTCAAGGAATGCATGCAGGAATTGCTTGCTGTGATCGAGCGCAAGCGGCTGCTGGTTCCGGTGCCGTGGTGGGTGGCGAACTTGCAGGCTTCGGTCCTCGGCCTGCTGCCCAACCCGCTTTTGACCAAGGACCAGGTGATGCAACTGCGCGAGCACAACATCGTGTCGGACGCTGCCGCCAAGGCCAATCGGACCCTTGCTGGCCTCGGCATCCAGCCGCAATCGATCGCGACGATCCTGCCAAGCTATCTCTGGCGCTATCGCGCGGCCGGCCAGTTCCAGCAGCGCAAGCCGGCGGTTTGA
- a CDS encoding cytochrome P450 — MDIQPAPFVPPAPKPRTTPPSTLEMIRIVYRNPLELWGEQTYNEPWISATGVGGALIVANDPGLIRHVLVDNAKNYKMATVRQKILRPILRDGLLTAEGDVWKRSRKAMAPVFTPRHIFGFAQPMLKRTLEFVTRYEDGGTSDIAHDMTLLTYDILAETLFSGEIAGEPGSFAHEIDRLFETMGRVDPLDLLRAPDWLPRLTRIRGRKTMAYFRKIVTDTVKMREEKFKRDPDAVPQDFLTLLLKAEGPDGLTRAEVEDNIITFIGAGHETTARALGWTLYCLAEAPWERDRVEQEIDQVLAREPDPTKWLDAMPFTRAAFDEALRLYPPAPSINREPIEPETWGDLRIPRHAAVLVMPWVVHRHRKLWDRPDAYMPERFHPGNREKIDRFQYLPFGAGPRVCIGASFAMQEAIIALAILLSRFRFDTTAETKPWPVQKLTTQPQGGLPMKVTPRVLMFR, encoded by the coding sequence ATGGATATCCAGCCCGCCCCTTTCGTCCCTCCGGCGCCGAAGCCGCGCACGACGCCGCCTTCGACCCTGGAGATGATCCGCATTGTCTACCGCAATCCGCTCGAACTGTGGGGCGAGCAGACCTACAATGAGCCGTGGATCTCGGCGACTGGCGTCGGTGGCGCCCTGATCGTCGCCAATGATCCCGGCCTGATCCGTCATGTGCTGGTCGACAATGCCAAGAACTATAAGATGGCGACGGTGCGCCAGAAAATTCTGCGCCCGATCCTGCGCGACGGCCTGCTGACCGCCGAAGGCGATGTCTGGAAGCGCTCGCGCAAGGCGATGGCGCCGGTGTTCACGCCACGCCACATCTTCGGTTTTGCCCAGCCGATGTTGAAGCGCACGTTGGAATTCGTCACCCGTTACGAAGACGGCGGCACCTCCGACATCGCCCATGACATGACGCTGCTCACCTATGACATCCTGGCAGAGACGCTGTTTTCCGGTGAGATCGCTGGTGAACCGGGCAGTTTTGCCCATGAGATCGACCGGCTGTTCGAGACCATGGGCCGTGTCGATCCGCTCGACCTGCTGCGCGCGCCCGATTGGCTGCCGCGCCTGACCCGCATTCGTGGCCGCAAGACCATGGCCTATTTCCGCAAGATCGTCACCGACACGGTCAAGATGCGCGAGGAGAAGTTCAAGCGCGATCCAGACGCCGTGCCGCAGGATTTCCTGACGCTTCTGCTCAAGGCCGAAGGGCCGGACGGGCTGACCCGGGCCGAGGTCGAGGACAACATCATCACCTTCATCGGTGCTGGCCATGAGACCACGGCGCGTGCGCTCGGCTGGACGCTTTATTGCCTCGCCGAAGCACCATGGGAACGCGACCGGGTCGAGCAGGAGATAGACCAGGTGCTGGCGCGCGAGCCCGATCCCACCAAATGGCTGGATGCCATGCCATTTACCCGTGCCGCCTTCGACGAGGCGCTCAGGCTCTATCCGCCGGCGCCGTCGATCAACCGCGAGCCGATCGAACCGGAAACCTGGGGCGATCTTCGTATCCCCAGGCATGCGGCCGTGCTGGTCATGCCATGGGTCGTGCATCGTCACAGAAAGCTATGGGACAGGCCGGATGCCTACATGCCGGAGCGGTTCCATCCGGGAAACCGCGAAAAGATTGACCGTTTCCAGTATCTGCCGTTCGGCGCCGGACCGCGCGTCTGCATCGGTGCCAGCTTCGCCATGCAGGAGGCGATCATCGCGCTGGCCATCCTGCTGTCGCGCTTCCGCTTCGACACGACCGCCGAGACCAAGCCTTGGCCGGTGCAGAAACTGACCACGCAGCCGCAAGGTGGTCTGCCGATGAAGGTCACGCCGAGGGTGCTGATGTTCAGGTGA
- a CDS encoding NADPH-dependent FMN reductase, with translation MKHQLNIIIGSTRPGRTGPVFAQWLEIFAREHGKFEPVLTDIAAFNLPVLDEPHHPRLGNYQNDHTKAWSKAIDAADAFVFVAPEYNYFAAPAIINAIDYLAREWKYKPAAILAYGGVSGGLRAAQALKPLLTSVGIMPIPEGVALPMYQKLLDDKGAFNASEQVRGGAKTMLDELERWSAALKPMRPA, from the coding sequence TTGAAGCACCAGTTGAACATCATCATCGGCAGCACCAGGCCCGGCCGCACCGGACCGGTTTTCGCGCAATGGCTGGAGATTTTCGCCCGCGAGCACGGCAAGTTCGAGCCGGTGCTGACCGATATCGCCGCGTTCAACCTGCCGGTGCTGGACGAACCGCATCACCCACGGCTTGGCAACTACCAGAACGATCACACCAAGGCCTGGTCGAAGGCAATCGATGCCGCCGATGCATTCGTCTTCGTGGCGCCGGAATACAATTATTTCGCGGCGCCGGCGATCATCAACGCGATCGACTATCTGGCGCGCGAGTGGAAATACAAGCCGGCGGCGATCCTCGCCTATGGCGGTGTCTCGGGCGGCTTGCGCGCGGCGCAGGCGCTCAAGCCACTGCTGACCTCGGTAGGCATCATGCCGATCCCCGAAGGGGTCGCGCTGCCGATGTACCAGAAGCTGCTCGACGACAAGGGAGCTTTCAATGCCAGCGAGCAGGTGCGGGGCGGTGCCAAAACCATGCTGGATGAATTGGAGCGCTGGAGTGCTGCACTGAAACCAATGCGACCCGCCTAA
- a CDS encoding caspase family protein — protein sequence MFGGRLSRGRFDLRLLFALLLMLTTTATAVAERRVALVMAEDDYRLIRPLTNPVNDGEAMEAALKKLGFEVVLETNRDLRRMRRALDDFREDAKGADVALVFFSGHGVEISGDNRLLPVDADASSLDTLEKTSLPLEEVRDAVAATAKVGLIMLDACRSDPFSGPVGEGRGATSLAKDVADKVRPGLGRIGRAENILFAFSAAPGETASDGTGQNSPFTAALSKYLGTEGLEIRSVLTLVQQEVYDLSKGKQLPYVESGLPRLFFATSAKEQLPERERLLLAMADVTPEMRGQVEQIASDADMPLAPLYGALISSDTSHLSADSLNARLREAADAFVKVRAETRTLASDDPQVTALRQQAEDQLSLGAFDAARQKLADAAGIDNLSRNALKANFVRRTLSEAATRYLSGGAARATLDYATAIKDYESVVALYGEIGRSPLELEDADRLIRTLEELGILYTTTGNIGAAGHAFEALQSNIEQRPDLQTDPSVKRDLAISHVKLANIRMAQGDLPAALENYETARGMLQDLTATVPDKKTWLGDLAMANDKIGDVLATQGDVGGAAQAYQQSLSIKQQLADAEPNRADLLRDLTITYDEIGQLAHTAGQLDGAETAFEESLRIRLALAENKPDDPERQRAVSVSHDRIGDIKRERGDAAGALVAYRKGQVIVEQLVGRDPNDTELQRDLSVGNAKIGNALSDQENWPEALEAYQQALSQARALAAGDPANTDWQRDLSVSLEKVAGVLAIQGDRSSALKTYMDSFIIADRLAKLDPANADWQRDLSITLSEIAMLRLKQRDISGSRQAFQDSLDIRQQLSQSDPNNATWQRDLVVAYIDYAQVAKDPKAVLTKALDMTLELDRNGQLAPRYKFMIKFLRDRLAKVKAGHQ from the coding sequence ATGTTCGGCGGACGACTGAGCCGGGGGCGGTTCGATTTGCGTTTGCTGTTTGCCTTGCTACTGATGCTGACGACCACCGCCACGGCGGTGGCCGAACGGCGCGTGGCGCTGGTCATGGCAGAGGATGACTATCGCCTGATCCGGCCGCTCACCAATCCCGTCAATGACGGCGAGGCTATGGAAGCAGCCCTGAAGAAGCTTGGCTTCGAGGTGGTGCTCGAAACCAACCGCGATCTGCGGCGCATGCGCCGCGCCCTTGATGATTTTCGCGAGGACGCCAAGGGCGCTGATGTGGCGCTGGTGTTCTTCTCCGGCCACGGCGTCGAGATTTCAGGCGACAACCGGCTGCTGCCGGTCGACGCCGACGCATCCTCGCTCGACACTTTGGAGAAGACCAGCCTGCCGCTTGAAGAGGTGCGCGATGCTGTCGCCGCCACCGCCAAGGTCGGGCTGATCATGCTCGACGCCTGCCGCAGCGATCCCTTCTCGGGCCCAGTGGGCGAAGGGCGGGGCGCGACGTCGCTGGCCAAAGACGTTGCAGACAAAGTACGCCCCGGTCTTGGCCGGATCGGACGGGCCGAGAACATCCTGTTCGCCTTTTCGGCGGCGCCGGGCGAAACCGCTTCGGACGGCACCGGCCAGAACTCACCATTCACCGCCGCCTTGAGCAAATATCTCGGTACCGAAGGGCTCGAAATCCGCTCGGTGCTGACCTTGGTGCAGCAGGAAGTCTATGACCTCTCCAAGGGCAAGCAGCTGCCCTATGTCGAGAGCGGCCTGCCGCGGCTTTTCTTCGCGACCTCGGCCAAGGAACAGTTGCCGGAGCGCGAGCGCCTGTTGCTCGCCATGGCCGACGTGACGCCCGAAATGCGTGGCCAGGTTGAGCAGATCGCCAGCGATGCCGACATGCCGCTGGCACCACTCTATGGCGCGCTGATCAGCTCCGACACCAGCCATCTGTCAGCGGACAGCCTCAACGCCAGGCTTCGCGAGGCCGCCGACGCCTTCGTCAAGGTGCGGGCCGAGACCAGGACACTGGCCTCCGACGACCCGCAGGTGACCGCCTTGCGCCAGCAGGCCGAGGACCAGCTTTCGCTTGGCGCGTTCGATGCGGCGCGCCAGAAGCTCGCCGACGCCGCCGGCATCGACAATCTCTCGCGTAACGCACTGAAAGCCAATTTCGTCCGCCGCACGCTTTCCGAAGCGGCGACCCGTTACCTCTCAGGAGGCGCGGCGCGCGCCACCCTCGACTACGCCACGGCGATCAAGGATTATGAATCGGTGGTGGCGCTTTATGGCGAAATCGGGCGGTCTCCGCTGGAGCTCGAGGATGCCGACCGGCTGATCCGCACGTTGGAAGAGCTTGGCATACTCTACACCACGACCGGCAATATCGGAGCGGCCGGCCACGCCTTTGAAGCACTGCAGTCCAATATCGAACAGCGGCCGGATCTGCAGACCGATCCAAGCGTCAAGCGCGACCTAGCCATCAGCCACGTCAAGCTCGCCAACATACGGATGGCACAAGGCGACCTGCCCGCCGCCCTGGAAAATTATGAGACGGCCAGGGGCATGCTGCAGGATCTGACGGCGACCGTGCCGGACAAGAAAACCTGGCTGGGCGATCTTGCGATGGCCAATGACAAGATCGGTGATGTTCTGGCAACGCAGGGCGATGTCGGCGGCGCAGCGCAGGCCTATCAGCAAAGCCTGTCGATCAAGCAGCAGCTGGCCGATGCGGAGCCAAACCGCGCCGACCTGCTGCGCGACCTGACCATCACCTATGACGAGATCGGCCAACTTGCCCACACCGCCGGCCAGTTGGACGGCGCGGAGACGGCCTTTGAGGAGAGCCTGAGAATTCGGCTGGCGCTGGCCGAGAACAAGCCGGATGACCCCGAGCGCCAGCGTGCCGTCTCTGTGAGCCATGACAGGATCGGCGACATCAAGCGCGAACGCGGCGATGCGGCCGGTGCGCTCGTGGCTTACAGAAAGGGCCAGGTGATCGTCGAGCAACTGGTGGGCCGCGATCCCAACGATACTGAGTTGCAGCGCGACCTGTCGGTTGGCAACGCCAAGATCGGCAATGCGTTAAGCGACCAGGAGAACTGGCCGGAGGCGCTTGAAGCCTACCAGCAGGCGTTGTCACAAGCCCGTGCGCTCGCGGCAGGCGATCCCGCCAACACCGACTGGCAGCGCGATCTCTCCGTATCTCTCGAAAAGGTCGCCGGCGTGCTCGCGATTCAGGGCGACCGGAGCAGCGCCCTCAAGACCTACATGGACAGCTTCATCATCGCCGACCGGCTGGCGAAGCTCGACCCCGCCAATGCCGACTGGCAGCGCGACCTGTCGATCACGCTCTCAGAGATTGCCATGCTGCGGCTCAAGCAGCGCGATATCAGCGGTTCCCGGCAAGCCTTCCAGGACAGTCTCGATATCCGCCAGCAACTGTCTCAATCCGACCCGAACAACGCGACCTGGCAACGCGACCTGGTGGTTGCCTATATCGATTACGCCCAGGTGGCGAAGGACCCGAAAGCCGTGTTGACCAAGGCCCTGGACATGACGCTGGAACTCGACCGTAACGGGCAACTGGCGCCGCGATACAAATTCATGATCAAGTTCCTGCGGGACCGGTTGGCGAAGGTTAAAGCCGGCCATCAATAG
- the gyrB gene encoding DNA topoisomerase (ATP-hydrolyzing) subunit B, which translates to MSDQIDNTDGAEAEYGADSIKVLKGLDAVRKRPGMYIGDTDDGSGLHHMVYEVVDNAIDEALAGHADLVTVTLNPDGSVTVIDNGRGIPTDIHTGEGISAAEVIMTQLHAGGKFDQNSYKVSGGLHGVGVSVVNALSAWLKLKIRRNGQIFEMSFTHGNADAPLKATGSYEQQKLPGTYEGRSGSEISFFPSSETFTMVEFDFGTLEHRLRELAFLNSGVRIVLTDARHADIVRHELHYDGGLEEFVKYLDRVKKPLIDKPIAIKAERDGITVEVAMWWNDSYHENVLAFTNNIPQRDGGTHLAGFRGALTRQITGYGESSGLTKKEKVGLIGDDCREGLTAVLSVKVPDPKFSSQTKDKLVSSEVRPVVEGLVNEALGTWLEEHPSEGKVVIDKVIQAAAAREAARKARDITRKSSLGITSLPGKLADCQERDPAKSEIFIVEGDSAGGSAKGGRSRQNQAILPLRGKILNVERARFDRMLGSEMIGTLITALGTSIGKDEFNADKLRYHKIILMTDADVDGAHIRTLLLTFFFRQMPELIERGHLYIAQPPLYKVTRGKSSQYIKDESAFEEFLIGSGLDEASLTLGSGEVRTGQDLRSAIDDALAVRQLINGLHTRYNRGVVEQAAIAGGLNPDVFGDLGSANAMAERVAKRLDIIAEDTERGWTGRMSTSNEGTGGYVFERTVRSVKEYAHLDLGLINSADARQLDRYAPRLTEVYGAPPVLRRKEVSEPISGPLALLNAVFATGRKGLTMQRYKGLGEMNAEQLWETTLDPNVRSLLQVKVHDATDADSLFSRLMGDEVEPRREFIQENALSVANLDI; encoded by the coding sequence ATGAGCGACCAGATAGACAACACCGACGGCGCGGAGGCCGAATACGGCGCCGATTCCATCAAGGTTTTGAAGGGGTTGGATGCTGTCCGCAAACGCCCAGGCATGTATATCGGCGATACCGACGACGGCTCCGGCCTGCACCACATGGTCTATGAGGTGGTTGACAACGCCATTGACGAAGCGCTGGCCGGCCATGCCGACCTCGTCACGGTAACGCTCAATCCCGATGGTTCGGTGACAGTTATCGACAATGGCCGCGGCATTCCGACCGATATCCACACCGGAGAAGGCATCTCGGCGGCCGAAGTGATCATGACGCAGCTGCATGCCGGCGGCAAATTCGACCAGAATTCCTACAAGGTGTCCGGGGGACTGCACGGCGTCGGCGTGTCAGTGGTCAATGCGCTGTCCGCATGGCTGAAATTGAAAATCCGCCGCAATGGCCAGATTTTCGAGATGAGCTTCACCCATGGCAATGCCGACGCGCCACTGAAGGCCACAGGCAGCTACGAACAGCAGAAGCTGCCCGGCACCTATGAGGGGCGCAGCGGCAGCGAGATCAGCTTCTTTCCCTCTTCCGAAACGTTCACCATGGTCGAATTCGACTTCGGCACCCTGGAACACCGGTTGCGCGAACTCGCCTTCCTGAATTCCGGCGTGCGCATCGTTTTGACGGATGCTCGCCACGCCGACATCGTTCGCCACGAGCTGCACTATGACGGCGGTCTCGAGGAATTCGTGAAATATCTCGACCGGGTCAAGAAACCGCTGATCGACAAGCCGATCGCCATCAAGGCCGAGCGCGACGGCATCACCGTCGAAGTGGCGATGTGGTGGAACGACAGCTACCACGAGAATGTGCTGGCCTTCACCAACAACATTCCGCAGCGCGATGGCGGCACCCACCTTGCCGGTTTCCGTGGCGCGCTGACGCGCCAGATCACCGGCTATGGCGAATCCTCCGGCCTGACCAAGAAGGAAAAGGTCGGGCTGATCGGCGACGACTGCCGCGAGGGACTGACGGCCGTGCTTTCGGTCAAGGTTCCCGACCCGAAATTCTCCTCGCAGACCAAGGACAAGCTGGTCTCATCAGAAGTTCGTCCGGTCGTGGAAGGGCTGGTCAACGAAGCGCTCGGTACCTGGCTGGAAGAGCATCCTAGCGAAGGCAAGGTGGTCATCGACAAGGTGATCCAGGCGGCGGCAGCGCGTGAAGCCGCGCGCAAGGCGCGCGATATCACCCGCAAGAGCTCGCTCGGCATCACTTCGCTGCCCGGCAAGCTGGCCGACTGCCAGGAACGCGATCCGGCGAAATCCGAGATTTTCATCGTCGAGGGTGACTCCGCCGGCGGCTCTGCCAAAGGCGGGCGCTCGCGCCAGAATCAGGCCATTCTGCCGTTGCGCGGCAAGATTCTCAATGTCGAGCGGGCACGCTTCGACCGCATGCTTGGCTCCGAAATGATTGGTACACTGATCACGGCGCTCGGCACCTCGATCGGCAAGGACGAGTTCAACGCCGACAAGCTGCGCTACCACAAGATCATCCTGATGACCGACGCCGATGTCGATGGCGCGCACATTCGCACTTTGCTGCTCACCTTCTTCTTCCGGCAGATGCCGGAACTGATCGAGCGCGGCCATCTCTACATCGCGCAGCCGCCACTCTACAAAGTGACGCGCGGCAAGAGCTCGCAATACATCAAGGACGAAAGCGCCTTCGAGGAATTCCTGATCGGATCAGGCCTGGACGAAGCGTCGCTGACGCTCGGTTCCGGCGAAGTCCGCACCGGCCAGGATCTGCGCAGTGCCATCGACGACGCGCTGGCGGTGCGCCAGCTGATCAACGGCCTGCACACCCGCTACAACAGGGGCGTGGTCGAACAAGCCGCGATCGCCGGCGGGCTCAACCCGGATGTATTTGGCGATCTCGGAAGCGCCAACGCCATGGCCGAGCGCGTTGCCAAGCGCCTCGACATCATTGCCGAAGACACCGAGCGCGGCTGGACCGGCCGCATGTCGACCTCAAACGAGGGGACTGGCGGCTATGTGTTCGAGCGCACGGTGCGCAGCGTCAAGGAATACGCGCATCTCGATCTCGGGCTGATCAACTCGGCCGATGCACGCCAGCTCGACCGATATGCGCCGCGCCTGACCGAGGTTTATGGCGCACCGCCGGTTTTGCGCCGCAAGGAGGTTTCCGAACCTATTTCGGGACCGCTGGCGCTGCTCAACGCGGTTTTCGCCACCGGCCGCAAGGGCCTGACCATGCAGCGCTACAAGGGTCTCGGCGAGATGAATGCCGAGCAGCTCTGGGAAACCACGCTCGACCCGAATGTGCGCTCACTGCTGCAGGTCAAGGTGCATGACGCGACCGACGCCGACTCGCTGTTCTCGCGGCTGATGGGCGACGAGGTCGAACCACGGCGCGAGTTCATCCAGGAAAACGCGCTCTCGGTCGCCAATCTGGATATCTAG
- a CDS encoding NAD(P)(+) transhydrogenase (Re/Si-specific) subunit beta encodes MNANFASFLYLVSGVLFIMALRGLSHPTTSRQGNLYGMIGMGIAIATTLALATPSAGRFGLIVLGLAIGGSVGAVTARRIAMTSMPQLVAAFHSLVGLAAVMVAAAAIYAPESFGIGTDGDIHAQALIEMSLGVAIGAITFTGSVIAFLKLDGRMSGKPIMIGGRHFINAALGIALIVLIVLLVTTEAKLVFWLIVAASLLLGVLLIIPIGGADMPVVVSMLNSYSGWAAAALGFTLGNLALIITGALVGSSGAILSYIMCKGMNRSFISVILGGFGGETAAAADDGIERTVKQGSADDAAYLMMNAQKVIIVPGYGMAVAQAQHALRELADKLKANGVDVKYAIHPVAGRMPGHMNVLLAEANVPYDEVFELEDINSEFAQADVAYVIGANDVTNPSARDDKSSPIYGMPILDVDKARTCLFVKRSLGSGYAGIDNTLFYKDGTMMLLGDAKKMTEEIVKAMDH; translated from the coding sequence ATGAACGCCAACTTCGCTTCCTTCCTCTATCTGGTCTCCGGCGTCCTGTTCATCATGGCGCTGCGCGGCCTGTCGCATCCGACCACCAGCCGCCAGGGCAACCTCTACGGCATGATCGGCATGGGCATCGCCATTGCCACCACCCTGGCGCTGGCGACCCCGTCAGCCGGACGCTTCGGCCTGATCGTGCTTGGCTTGGCCATTGGTGGCTCGGTCGGCGCGGTCACCGCGCGCCGCATCGCCATGACCTCGATGCCACAGCTGGTCGCGGCCTTCCACTCGCTCGTCGGCCTTGCCGCCGTCATGGTGGCGGCTGCCGCCATCTACGCGCCGGAAAGCTTCGGCATCGGTACGGATGGCGACATCCATGCCCAGGCGCTGATCGAAATGAGCCTTGGCGTTGCCATCGGCGCCATCACTTTCACCGGTTCGGTCATCGCCTTCCTCAAGCTTGATGGCCGCATGTCGGGCAAGCCGATCATGATCGGCGGCCGCCACTTCATCAACGCAGCCCTCGGCATCGCATTGATCGTGCTGATTGTGCTTCTGGTCACCACCGAGGCCAAGCTGGTGTTCTGGCTGATCGTCGCCGCTTCGCTGCTGCTCGGCGTGCTGCTGATCATCCCGATCGGCGGCGCCGACATGCCGGTCGTCGTCTCGATGCTCAATTCCTATTCGGGCTGGGCGGCAGCGGCGCTTGGCTTCACGCTTGGCAACCTGGCGCTGATCATCACCGGCGCGCTGGTTGGCTCGTCCGGCGCCATCCTGTCCTACATCATGTGCAAGGGCATGAACCGAAGCTTCATCTCGGTCATTCTCGGCGGTTTTGGCGGCGAAACCGCCGCTGCGGCTGATGATGGCATCGAGCGCACCGTGAAGCAGGGTTCGGCCGACGACGCCGCCTACCTGATGATGAACGCGCAGAAGGTCATCATCGTGCCGGGCTACGGCATGGCGGTTGCCCAGGCGCAGCATGCGTTGCGCGAGCTGGCCGACAAGCTCAAGGCCAACGGCGTCGACGTCAAATACGCCATCCATCCGGTTGCCGGCCGCATGCCTGGCCACATGAACGTGCTGCTCGCCGAAGCCAATGTGCCTTACGACGAGGTCTTCGAACTCGAGGATATCAACTCCGAGTTCGCGCAAGCCGATGTCGCCTATGTCATCGGCGCCAACGACGTCACCAACCCGTCGGCACGTGACGACAAGTCGTCGCCGATCTATGGCATGCCGATCCTCGACGTCGACAAGGCCCGCACCTGCCTATTCGTCAAGCGCTCGCTCGGCTCCGGCTATGCCGGCATCGACAACACGCTGTTCTACAAGGACGGCACCATGATGCTGCTTGGCGATGCCAAGAAGATGACCGAAGAGATCGTCAAGGCGATGGATCACTAA
- a CDS encoding proton-translocating transhydrogenase family protein — translation MDQTLQKALDQLDQASAAVRLAVHNMAAAPGGADAAGDAAHALSGGAIDPFVFRFAIFILAIFVGYYVVWSVTPALHTPLMAVTNAISSVIVVGALLAVGIAASGVAAGFGFVALMLVSVNIFGGFLVTQRMLAMYKKKDK, via the coding sequence ATGGATCAGACCTTGCAGAAAGCCCTCGACCAGCTCGATCAGGCGTCCGCCGCCGTTCGTCTCGCTGTCCACAACATGGCAGCCGCTCCCGGCGGTGCTGATGCCGCCGGCGATGCCGCGCATGCGCTATCGGGTGGTGCCATCGATCCCTTCGTCTTCCGCTTCGCCATCTTCATCCTGGCGATCTTCGTCGGCTACTACGTTGTCTGGTCGGTGACGCCGGCGCTGCACACACCGCTGATGGCCGTCACCAACGCCATCTCCTCGGTTATCGTGGTTGGCGCCTTGCTTGCCGTCGGCATCGCGGCTTCCGGCGTCGCGGCGGGCTTCGGCTTCGTCGCGCTGATGCTGGTCTCGGTCAACATCTTCGGCGGCTTCCTCGTCACCCAGCGCATGCTGGCGATGTACAAGAAGAAGGACAAGTAG